In Gossypium arboreum isolate Shixiya-1 chromosome 6, ASM2569848v2, whole genome shotgun sequence, the following are encoded in one genomic region:
- the LOC108486779 gene encoding DCC family protein At1g52590, chloroplastic, with the protein MALPLSNGCTRLTLSPPARFRHRSTIFATLSPSRPDTVNWVEATSSFFDQDTRPIMLFDGVCNLCNGGVRFVRNVDRNRRIRFEALQSESGKKLLRRSGRAPDDISSVVLVEKDRSYIKSEAVLKIMEYLELPFPQLAFFLQFVPLFVRDFMYDNVANNRYAIFGYSDSCEI; encoded by the exons ATGGCGCTTCCACTTTCCAATGGCTGCACACGGTTAACCTTGTCCCCTCCTGCTCGATTCAGACACCGGTCAACCATTTTCGCAACTCTATCCCCTTCACGGCCCGATACTGTGAACTGGGTCGAAGCCACTTCCAGTTTTTTCGACCAAGATACCAGACCCATCATGTTGTTCGATG GAGTTTGCAACTTATGTAATGGTGGCGTCAGGTTTGTTCGTAATGTTGATCGAAACAG GAGAATAAGGTTTGAAGCTCTTCAAAGTGAATCAGGGAAGAAGCTATTGAGGAGATCTGGTAGAGCTCCTGATGATATTTCTAGTGTTGTTCTTGTTGAAAAAGATAG ATCATATATTAAATCAGAAGCAGTCTTGAAGATCATGGAATACCTAGAATTGCCTTTCCCTCAGCTTGCATTCTTTCTACAGTTTGTACCTTT GTTCGTAAGGGACTTCATGTACGACAATGTCGCAAACAACCGGTATGCGATTTTCGGGTATTCGGACTCATGTGAGATATGA
- the LOC108486778 gene encoding pentatricopeptide repeat-containing protein At1g80150, mitochondrial, translating into MRGYQNMLFLRQIRRFFRIAAHSKQFPKTIPLEEPALSKLKSERDPDKLFNLFKENAHNKLVVENRIAFEDTVSRLAGAGRFDHIEHLLEHQKTLPQGRREGFIMRIIMLYGKAGMVQHAIDTFRDMHLYGCKRTVKSLNATLKVLSQTRDLRAIEAFLAEVPQDLFVELDAYTVNIVVKAFCGMDFLDSAFLYMVQMERLGIKPDVITYTTLISASYQKNRCEIGNGLWNLMVYKGCKPNLTTFNVRVQYLINRRLAWKANDVMRLMKKIGIEPDEVTYNLVIKGFCQAGYLEMAKRVYSSLEFHSTYKPNAKIYQTMIHYLCKGGEYNLAYTRCIDCMRKNWFPSVDTIHSLVQGLTRNGQLKKAKRIMRLVRNHRPPFSSSQFDSLQSICRRSDGLKPNQFD; encoded by the coding sequence ATGAGAGGATATCAGAACATGTTATTTCTGCGACAAATTCGCAGATTTTTTCGCATTGCAGCTCACTCAAAGCAATTTCCGAAGACAATACCTTTAGAAGAACCTGCTCTTTCGAAGCTTAAATCGGAAAGAGACCCCGATAAGTTATTCAATTTATTCAAAGAAAATGCCCACAATAAACTTGTTGTTGAAAACAGGATTGCTTTTGAAGATACGGTTTCAAGATTAGCTGGGGCTGGCCGATTTGATCACATTGAGCATTTACTTGAGCACCAGAAAACTCTTCCGCAAGGAAGGCGAGAAGGGTTCATAATGAGGATTATAATGTTGTATGGTAAGGCTGGAATGGTTCAGCATGCTATTGATACTTTCCGTGATATGCATTTGTATGGATGTAAGAGAACCGTTAAATCTTTAAATGCTACACTTAAGGTTTTATCTCAAACTCGTGATTTGAGAGCTATCGAGGCTTTTCTTGCTGAGGTTCCACAGGATTTATTTGTTGAATTGGATGCATATACGGTTAATATAGTTGTCAAGGCGTTTTGCGGAATGGATTTTCTTGATAGCGCTTTTTTGTACATGGTACAGATGGAACGGTTGGGAATAAAGCCAGATGTTATTACGTACACAACACTTATCTCTGCATCCTATCAAAAGAACCGTTGCGAGATTGGCAATGGGTTGTGGAATCTTATGGTGTATAAGGGGTGTAAACCTAATCTTACAACTTTTAACGTTAGGGTCCAGTATTTGATTAATAGGAGACTAGCATGGAAAGCTAATGATGTAATGCGTTTGATGAAGAAAATTGGTATAGAGCCAGATGAGGTTACTTACAATTTGGTAATCAAAGGTTTTTGCCAGGCCGGTTATCTTGAAATGGCTAAAAGGGTTTATTCTTCTCTAGAATTTCATAGCACGTATAAGCCGAATGCTAAGATTTACCAGACGATGATTCATTATTTGTGCAAGGGAGGTGAGTACAATTTGGCCTATACAAGGTGTATAGACTGCATGAGAAAGAATTGGTTTCCAAGTGTGGATACTATTCATTCACTGGTTCAAGGCCTAACGAGAAATGGGCAATTGAAAAAGGCTAAGAGGATAATGAGATTGGTTAGGAATCATAGACCACCTTTTTCCTCAAGTCAATTTGATTCTTTGCAATCTATTTGTCGAAGAAGTGATGGATTGAAACCCAACCAGTTTGATTAA
- the LOC108484468 gene encoding probable polygalacturonase At1g80170 isoform X2 has product MAFENAWNVACSSPGRIRIVIPAGYTYLVHPVELGGHCKSKITLMISGTIVAPKNPNVWDGLNPCKWLYFHEVKHLHVVGGGTINGMGQQWWARSCKRKKTNPCRHAPTALTFHKCKDLKVHDLMLVNSQQMHIAFTSCLRVMVSNLKVIAPSTSPNTDGIHISSSHGVEVKNSVVRTGDDCVSIVGNTSRVQIRNFVCGPGHGISIGSLGKSNSWAQVRNVLVDGAFISNTENGVRIKTWQGGSGYASDMKFMNILMENVAYPIIIDQYYCDSDLPCANQTLAVKVDNISYVHIKGTSAVEEAIRFACSDSLTCEGLYLEDIQLVSKTRGITKSFCWEAYGSSSGLVQPAPCLTCSDGFIKQKVPYGLPIGSF; this is encoded by the exons ATG GCTTTTGAAAATGCCTGGAATGTAGCATGTTCTTCCCCTGGCAGGATAAGGATTGTAATACCGGCTGGATATACTTACCTGGTTCATCCTGTTGAGCTTGGTGGGCATTGCAAGTCAAAGATCACTTTGATG ATTTCAGGTACCATTGTTGCTCCAAAAAACCCCAATGTCTGGGATGGTTTGAATCCTTGCAAGTGGCTTTACTTTCATGAGGTTAAACACCTACATGTAGTTGGGGGAGGAACTATCAATGGAATGGGACAACAATGGTGGGCTAGGtcttgcaaaagaaagaaaacaaat CCATGTCGGCATGCTCCAACC GCTTTGACTTTCCACAAGTGTAAGGATCTGAAAGTCCATGATCTTATGCTGGTCAACAGTCAACAGATGCATATAGCATTCACTAGTTGTCTAAGGGTTATGGTATCTAATCTTAAAGTGATAGCACCCTCTACTAGCCCCAACACAGATGGAATTCATATCAGTTCATCCCATGGTGTTGAAGTCAAGAATAGCGTTGTAAGAACAG GAGACGATTGCGTTTCAATAGTTGGCAATACTTCTCGTGTCCAAATCAGAAACTTTGTTTGTGGACCTGGTCATGGTATAAG TATTGGAAGCTTGGGAAAATCAAACTCTTGGGCACAGGTTCGTAATGTACTTGTTGATGGAGCTTTCATTTCCAACACCGAGAATGGAGTGCGGATCAAAACATGGCAG GGAGGTAGTGGTTATGCTTCCGATATGAAGTTCATGAATATATTGATGGAGAATGTAGCGTATCCAATCATTATTGATCAATATTATTGTGATTCAGACCTGCCATGTGCTAACCAG ACATTGGCTGTTAAAGTGGACAATATCTCCTATGTGCACATTAAGGGAACATCAGCTGTGGAGGAAGCAATAAGATTTGCTTGCAGTGATAGCCTTACATGTGAAGGGTTATATTTGGAAGATATTCAACTCGTTTCGAAAACTAGAGGCATCACTAAATCTTTTTGTTGGGAAGCTTATGGCTCAAGTTCGGGTCTAGTGCAGCCCGCTCCATGCCTAACATGCAGTGATGGCTTCATTAAGCAGAAAGTTCCTTATGGCCTGCCTATTGGTTCCTTTTGA
- the LOC108484989 gene encoding RHOMBOID-like protein 5 has protein sequence MISGFGGSLTSVLSLARKSIVSVGASGALFGLLGSMLSELITNWSNYTNKCSALSTMLLIICLNLAIGFLPRVDNSAHIGGFVSGLLAGFVLLMRPQYGYISSKHVPEGYQIKHKVAKHQVHQYVLFGISLVLLITGFAVGLQRLRRP, from the exons ATGATTTCCGGCTTCGGAGGTAGCTTGACGTCTGTTTTATCTCTGGCTAGGAAAAGTATCGTCTCCGTTGGTGCATCCGGTGCGCTTTTTGGCCTGTTGGGATCCATGCTTTCGGAGCTCATTACGAACTGGTCGAACTATACGAACAAG TGTTCAGCTCTGTCGACGATGTTGTTGATTATTTGCCTGAATCTTGCCATTGGATTTCTACCTCGAGTCGATAATTCCGCTCATATAGGAGGGTTTGTATCCGGATTGCTTGCCGGATTTGTCCTTCTAATGCGACCTCAGTACGGATACATAAGCAGCAAGCATGTTCCAGAGGGATATCAGATAAAACATAAGGTTGCAAAGCACCAAGTGCACCAGTATGTGTTATTTGGTATCTCCTTAGTCCTGTTAATTACCGG ATTTGCAGTTGGCTTACAAAGGCTTAGAAGGCCATAG
- the LOC128294064 gene encoding RHOMBOID-like protein 5 gives MGRPSRPSPSPPVQPTPSHNDIEKGSKRPRHKSKIPPPPPPKPWKPRFTPLVFVANTSVFIYTMYVNDCPHTSGTSKCILYEYLGRYSFQRFKENPLLGPSYITLKTLGGLDWTQVVEEKEYWRLFSCMWLHAGLVHLLINMLSLLGLGIRLEHEFGFVT, from the exons ATGGGGCGGCCATCACGGCCATCACCATCACCACCTGTACAACCAACACCGTCTCACAATGATATCGAGAAAGGATCGAAAAGGCCACGTCATAAGTCGAAAATACCTCCTCCTCCACCACCAAAACCGTGGAAACCAAGGTTCACGCCTCTCGTGTTCGTGGCTAATACTTCGGTATTTATTTATACCATGTATGTCAATGATTGTCCACATACAAGTGGGACTTCAAAATGTATTTTGTATGAATATTTGGGAAGGTACTCGTTTCAACGTTTTAAAGAAAACCCTCTCCTTGGCCCTTCATATATCAC GCTGAAGACACTAGGGGGCCTTGATTGGACTCAAGTGGTAGAAGAGAAGGAATATTGGCGTCTCTTCTCATGCATGTGGCTTCATGCTGGACTTGTCCATTTACTAATAAATATGTTAAGCCTTTTAGGCCTTGGAATCCGATTGGAACATGAATTTGGGTTCG TTACTTGA
- the LOC108486002 gene encoding probable disease resistance protein At1g12290, giving the protein MGNCCSVQIGLENFVIRGLDSIVGHANYVCKLKQTLPTLSVALQELRALRNDMQREVDLAEQRLLKPFERVQLWLSKAETMITEAEKLIADGPQQMNNLCLGGCASKNCLSSYKFGKKVAKMLKKINDHRSNGAFAKVAESQPAASVVVRPEERPIAQESMIEKVWSCIEDKDVGVIGLYGLGGVGKTTLLTQINNKFSTTPNDFDVIIWALVSKHSDVGKIQDRIGGNIGFSDAFWKSKSVDEKAVDIYGVLCNKRFVVLLDDLWERVDLNQVGIPKPSQENGSKLIFTTRSLEVCGEMEARKKIKVECLGPDKAWELFQDKVGDETLNSHPDIRKLAEEVAERCGGLPLALITISRGMACKTTPGEWKYAIEKLKRSSLPKMENEVFPLLKLSYDNLPNVTMKCCLLYCCLYPEDYCIPKKRLVEYWFCEGLLNEFDRICGAQMQGNYIINSLLSACLLENGGEIGGEDCVKMHDVVDMALWIACELETKEKFFVKAGTQLFEEPDVMAWEGAKRMSVMKNQIEVLKGTPKCPNLRTLFLSENKLQVISNGFCRFIPHLMVLNLSENIGLRALPEGISQLTSLQSLDLSWTSITELPMELKSLTKLKMLDLSYTYDLRKIPPHLISSFSKLQIFRAWCTTSGDYPKEDNVLNGDNENLTEELKSLRHLNTLTIPPIKSLFALERFVSFHLFQCCTQALHLRHLRESNVFNVLCLENMERLETLYFEGCGSIEEIKMEKLSPNTNYTSTFHTLSHVVIRGCNKLVDTTWLILAPNLCYISIFGCAKLEEILSERKLGEIADVVGIPYPKPFLKLKTLALGYLPELKSIYWDALPFPGLKSISLLGDCPKLKKLPLNLDSAKGNQITILGSKDWWATVEWENEATRDTFLPSFRYFPK; this is encoded by the coding sequence ATGGGTAATTGCTGCTCAGTCCAAATTGGTTTAGAGAATTTCGTCATTCGTGGCTTGGATTCCATTGTTGGCCATGCTAATTACGTATGCAAGCTTAAACAAACTCTTCCAACTCTATCTGTTGCTCTTCAAGAACTGAGGGCACTAAGGAACGACATGCAAAGGGAGGTCGATCTGGCTGAACAACGACTATTGAAGCCATTTGAGCGAGTTCAGCTATGGCTTTCAAAAGCAGAAACTATGATAACAGAGGCAGAAAAGTTGATTGCAGATGGCCCTCAACAAATGAATAACTTGTGTCTCGGCGGCTGTGCTTCCAAGAATTGCTTGTCTAGCTACAAGTTTGGTAAAAAAGTGGCCAAAATGCTTAAGAAAATAAATGATCATAGGAGTAACGGAGCTTTTGCAAAGGTAGCAGAGAGTCAGCCTGCAGCTTCAGTGGTGGTAAGACCTGAAGAGCGGCCAATTGCTCAAGAATCCATGATCGAAAAAGTATGGAGCTGCATCGAGGACAAAGATGTGGGGGTCATTGGCCTCTATGGCTTAGGGGGCGTTGGCAAGACAACACTCCTGACTCAAATTAACAATAAGTTCAGCACCACACCAAATGATTTCGATGTTATAATTTGGGCACTGGTGTCTAAACATTCTGATGTTGGAAAGATTCAAGATAGAATTGGTGGAAACATTGGCTTTTCAGATGCATTCTGGAAGAGTAAAAGTGTTGACGAGAAAGCTGTAGATATCTATGGGGTGTTGTGCAACAAGAGATTTGTTGTATTATTGGATGATTTATGGGAGAGGGTGGATTTGAACCAAGTTGGGATACCAAAACCAAGCCAAGAAAATGGTTCCAAACTTATTTTCACTACTCGATCTTTGGAGGTATGTGGCGAAATGGAAGctcgaaagaaaatcaaagtggaGTGCCTGGGACCAGACAAGGCTTGGGAATTGTTCCAAGACAAAGTTGGAGATGAAACTCTCAATAGTCATCCAGATATACGAAAACTAGCTGAAGAAGTAGCCGAAAGGTGTGGTGGGTTACCTCTTGCATTAATTACAATCAGTCGTGGCATGGCTTGCAAGACAACACCTGGGGAATGGAAATATGCAATTGAAAAGTTGAAGCGATCTTCATTGCCGAAAATGGAAAATGAGGTATTTCCACTTTTAAAACTCAGTTATGATAATTTGCCTAACGTGACAATGAAATGTTGCCTCTTATATTGTTGCCTGTATCCAGAAGATTATTGTATTCCCAAAAAAAGATTAGTGGAGTATTGGTTTTGTGAAGGGCTGTTGAATGAATTTGATAGAATTTGCGGAGCTCAAATGCAAGGAAACTACATTATCAACTCTCTTCTTAGTGCTTGTTTATTGGAAAATGGTGGTGAAATAGGTGGAGAAGATTGTGTTAAGATGCATGATGTGGTTGACATGGCTTTGTGGATAGCGTGTGAGCTTGAAACAAAAGAGAAATTTTTTGTAAAAGCAGGGACTCAATTATTTGAAGAACCAGATGTTATGGCATGGGAAGGTGCAAAAAGAATGTCAGTGATGAAAAACCAGATTGAAGTTCTCAAAGGAACACCTAAATGCCCTAACCTTCGAACTTTGTTTCTTAGCGAAAATAAGTTGCAGGTGATCAGCAATGGCTTCTGCCGGTTTATTCCTCATCTAATGGTGTTAAACTTGTCAGAGAATATAGGTTTACGAGCATTGCCTGAGGGAATTTCACAATTGACTTCACTACAATCTCTCGATTTATCCTGGACTAGCATAACAGAGTTGCCAATGGAGTTGAAATCTTTGACAAAACTGAAAATGTTGGACTTGAGTTACACATACGATCTCAGGAAAATCCCACCGCATCTGATATCTAGTTTTTCCAAATTACAAATATTTAGGGCATGGTGCACGACAAGTGGAGACTATCCAAAGGAAGATAATGTTCTGAATGGGGACAATGAAAATCTTACAGAAGAGCTGAAAAGTTTGCGACATTTGAACACACTAACGATACCACCAATTAAAAGCTTGTTTGCTCTAGAAAGATTTGTGAGCTTCCACTTGTTTCAATGTTGCACCCAAGCACTACATTTGAGGCATCTTAGAGAGTCAAATGTGTTTAATGTTTTATGCTTGGAAAACATGGAGCGTCTAGAGACATTATATTTCGAGGGTTGTGGAAGTATAGAGGAGATTAAAATGGAAAAACTGTCTCCGAATACTAATTATACTTCAACCTTTCACACATTAAGCCATGTTGTAATTAGAGGTTGTAATAAGTTGGTAGATACAACCTGGTTGATTCTTGCTCCTAATCTATGCTACATTTCGATATTTGGTTGTGCAAAACTGGAAGAAATATTGAGTGAGAGAAAACTTGGTGAAATTGCAGATGTGGTTGGAATACCATATCCTAAACCATTTTTGAAGCTTAAAACACTTGCTTTAGGTTATCTACCAGAATTGAAGAGCATATATTGGGATGCCTTACCCTTCCCAGGTCTGAAAAGTATTTCTTTGTTGGGTGATTGTCCAAAACTGAAGAAGCTTCCTCTCAACTTAGACAGTGCGAAAGGGAATCAGATCACCATTTTGGGAAGCAAAGATTGGTGGGCAACTGTGGAATGGGAGAATGAAGCCACTCGAGATACTTTTTTGCCCTCTTTCAGATATTTTCCTAAATGA